From Daphnia pulicaria isolate SC F1-1A chromosome 4, SC_F0-13Bv2, whole genome shotgun sequence, one genomic window encodes:
- the LOC124336099 gene encoding ABC transporter G family member 20-like isoform X2, giving the protein MILALGKAKKTKTPPTLKGRRGSRYGLLGPSGCGKTTLLSCLVTLRSLNSGEIQVLGHEPGSPKSGVPGPQVGYMPQELALYGDFTIKETLTYFGRLYKLKATFMKSQLKFLSSLLDLPTSNRYVKTLSGGQQRRVSFAVALFHDPDLLILDEPTVGVDPILRRSIWNHLVRQSIDHGKTVIVTTHYIEEARQANTIGLMRCGRLLVEDSPGNLLRNYGLSTLEDVFLQLSRKENSKNPEVESAEIEANMASMIPGSSELDPNTGAAQTLPEIDRVSVTNLDRQCDMNGIAFPSTGCSSPTNRQTSPCAPNTNSTNDRERNNRPTSGIALLEEKWEIFKKALPSPYRVGVLVRKNYLVSIRFTLLFIATFFLPATQTYIFNLCIGQDMTGLKMAIVNDEIDVNQSRLCNNATDCSYFMLSCRYLRNIKDNIIQVPYDNLSDALEAGRNGQVWGVIHFGQNFTEEFEMREDSTSKENIIGRQINITMDSSNQMIDAFVKKWLGEAYGDFLREFMGVCGYNPEASSLPVEFVDPVYGQKDTKFTEFMAPGLILSTIFSLALLLGSDSFVRERMLGLVERSLVAGVKMNEVFISYLAKESITMIIQTLLLYVVLLFLCDIPCRGSVSLAIFITFLEGFSGMCFGMMIASICDTTSGVIYVAQSYFLPKLFLSGLLWPIEAMPVFLQYVACSLPTTYASVSLGNVLSRGWGLERPEVYFGILTTVAWIFGFLIVASVVLRLRKHSS; this is encoded by the exons ATGATCCTGGCACTTGGCAAGGCGAAGAAGACTAAGACACCACCGACATTGAAGGGAAGGAGAGGCAGCAG atacgGATTGCTAGGACCCAGCGGCTGTGGAAAGACGACATTGCTAAGTTGTCTCGTCACTTTACGCTCCTTAAACAGTGGGGAGATTCAGGTGTTGGGACACGAACCAGGCTCTCCTAAAAGCGGAGTTCCCGGACCGCAGGTTGGCTACATGCCACAAGAATTGGCACTGTACGGTGACTTCACCATCAAGGAGACACTGACATACTTTGGTCGCCTTTACAAATTGAAAGCGACTTTTATGAAATCGCAATTGAAATTTCTGTCCAGTTTACTGGATCTGCCAACGAGTAATCGTTACGTCAAGACGCTGAGTGGCGGACAGCAACGGCGCGTCTCGTTCGCCGTCGCTTTGTTTCACGATCCTGATTTGCTCATCTTGGACGAACCGACAGTTGGCGTTGATCCTATACTAAGGCGCAG CATTTGGAACCACCTTGTCCGCCAAAGTATCGACCATGGAAAAACGGTGATCGTCACGACTCACTACATCGAAGAAGCAAGACAGGCCAACACG ATTGGATTGATGCGTTGCGGTCGTTTATTAGTCGAAGATTCGCCCGGTAATCTGTTAAGGAATTATGGACTCTCCACATTGGAGGATgttttccttcaactcagcAGGAaggaaaattctaaaaatccAGAAGTCGAATCTGCAGAGATTGAAGCAAATATGGCCAGCATGATTCCGGGTTCCAGTGAGTTAGACCCCAACACCGGCGCAGCGCAAACTCTGCCAGAAATCGATAGAGTTTCCGTAACGAATTTGGACCGTCAGTGTGACATGAATGGAATTGCATTCCCATCGACTGGTTGCTCTTCTCCTACA AACAGGCAAACAAGCCCTTGTGCACCCAACACAAATTCAACTAACGACAGGGAAAGAAACAATCGACCTACATCCggaattgcattattggaagaaaaatgggaaatattcaaaaaggCCCTGCCATCCCCCTATCGGGTTGGGGTCCTTGTTCGGAAGAATTACTTGGTGTCTATTCGGTTTACATt ACTATTTATAGCGACTTTCTTCCTGCCCGCCACCCAAACGTACATCTTTAACTTGTGCATCGGACAAGACATGACTGGCCTCAAAATGGCCATCGTTAATGACGAAATCGATGTGAACCAGAGTCGTCTATGCAACAATGCAACGGATTGCTCGTATTTTATGCTCAGTTGTCGCTATCTTCGAAACATCAAGGACAACATCATCCAG GTTCCCTATGACAATTTATCGGATGCTCTGGAAGCTGGAAGGAATGGCCAAGTTTGGGGCGTCATTCACTTTGGTCAAAATTTCACCGAAGAATTTGAGATGCGGGAGGATTCGACAAGTAAAGAAAACATAATTGGGAGGCAAATCAACATCACAATGGATTCTTCCA ATCAAATGATTGATGCGTTTGTTAAAAAATGGCTCGGGGAAGCTTATGGTGATTTCCTCAGGGAATTTATGGGTGTGTGCGGATACAATCCAGAAGCCAGTTCATTGCCTGTAGAG tttgtCGATCCAGTCTACGGTCAGAAAGACACAAAATTCACCGAGTTTATGGCTCCTGGTCTTATTCTATC GACTATCTTTAGCTTGGCTCTTCTTTTAGGATCCGATTCCTTCGTCCGCGAAAGAATGCTTGGTCTAGTTGAACGCAGTTTAGTCGCTG GCGTGAAGATGAATGAAGTGTTTATCAGTTATTTAGCCAAGGAATCCATCACGATGATTATCCAAACATTATTACTTTACGtggtccttctttttctttgtgacaTTCCTTGTCGGGGCAGCGTATCCTTGGCGATATTCATTACGTTTCTCGAAGGATTTTCCGGAATGTGTTTTG gtatGATGATAGCCTCGATTTGCGATACCACAAGTGGCGTTATATACGTTGCGCAATCCTATTTCCTtcctaaattatttttgagcGGCTTGTTATGGCCCATCGAAGCAATGCCGGTGTTTCTCCAATATGTCGCCTGCTCACTTCCAACGACTTATGCATCGGTATCATTGGGAAATGTTTTATCAAGAGGTTGGGGTCTAGAACGACCTGAAGTTTACTTTGGAATTTTGACCACCGTTGCGtggatttttggttttttaattgttgCCTCCGTTGTTTTACGGTTGCGCAAACATTCGAGTTAA
- the LOC124336099 gene encoding ABC transporter G family member 20-like isoform X1, which yields MTENVIEVSVDVLSPSHRIANENNCPSDSCVYGVLVRNATKTFGSGSKKCAVLQGLNLSVKRGSIYGLLGPSGCGKTTLLSCLVTLRSLNSGEIQVLGHEPGSPKSGVPGPQVGYMPQELALYGDFTIKETLTYFGRLYKLKATFMKSQLKFLSSLLDLPTSNRYVKTLSGGQQRRVSFAVALFHDPDLLILDEPTVGVDPILRRSIWNHLVRQSIDHGKTVIVTTHYIEEARQANTIGLMRCGRLLVEDSPGNLLRNYGLSTLEDVFLQLSRKENSKNPEVESAEIEANMASMIPGSSELDPNTGAAQTLPEIDRVSVTNLDRQCDMNGIAFPSTGCSSPTNRQTSPCAPNTNSTNDRERNNRPTSGIALLEEKWEIFKKALPSPYRVGVLVRKNYLVSIRFTLLFIATFFLPATQTYIFNLCIGQDMTGLKMAIVNDEIDVNQSRLCNNATDCSYFMLSCRYLRNIKDNIIQVPYDNLSDALEAGRNGQVWGVIHFGQNFTEEFEMREDSTSKENIIGRQINITMDSSNQMIDAFVKKWLGEAYGDFLREFMGVCGYNPEASSLPVEFVDPVYGQKDTKFTEFMAPGLILSTIFSLALLLGSDSFVRERMLGLVERSLVAGVKMNEVFISYLAKESITMIIQTLLLYVVLLFLCDIPCRGSVSLAIFITFLEGFSGMCFGMMIASICDTTSGVIYVAQSYFLPKLFLSGLLWPIEAMPVFLQYVACSLPTTYASVSLGNVLSRGWGLERPEVYFGILTTVAWIFGFLIVASVVLRLRKHSS from the exons ATGACTGAAAATGTCATTGAAGTATCGGTGGATGTGCTCTCCCCTTCTCACCGAATTGCTAACGAAAACAACTGCCCAAGTGATTCTTGTGTTTACGGTGTTCTCGTCCGCAACGCGACCAAGACATTTGGATCTGGAAGTAAGAAATGTGCAGTTCTGCAAGGACTGAACTTGTCTGTTAAACGAGGATCAAT atacgGATTGCTAGGACCCAGCGGCTGTGGAAAGACGACATTGCTAAGTTGTCTCGTCACTTTACGCTCCTTAAACAGTGGGGAGATTCAGGTGTTGGGACACGAACCAGGCTCTCCTAAAAGCGGAGTTCCCGGACCGCAGGTTGGCTACATGCCACAAGAATTGGCACTGTACGGTGACTTCACCATCAAGGAGACACTGACATACTTTGGTCGCCTTTACAAATTGAAAGCGACTTTTATGAAATCGCAATTGAAATTTCTGTCCAGTTTACTGGATCTGCCAACGAGTAATCGTTACGTCAAGACGCTGAGTGGCGGACAGCAACGGCGCGTCTCGTTCGCCGTCGCTTTGTTTCACGATCCTGATTTGCTCATCTTGGACGAACCGACAGTTGGCGTTGATCCTATACTAAGGCGCAG CATTTGGAACCACCTTGTCCGCCAAAGTATCGACCATGGAAAAACGGTGATCGTCACGACTCACTACATCGAAGAAGCAAGACAGGCCAACACG ATTGGATTGATGCGTTGCGGTCGTTTATTAGTCGAAGATTCGCCCGGTAATCTGTTAAGGAATTATGGACTCTCCACATTGGAGGATgttttccttcaactcagcAGGAaggaaaattctaaaaatccAGAAGTCGAATCTGCAGAGATTGAAGCAAATATGGCCAGCATGATTCCGGGTTCCAGTGAGTTAGACCCCAACACCGGCGCAGCGCAAACTCTGCCAGAAATCGATAGAGTTTCCGTAACGAATTTGGACCGTCAGTGTGACATGAATGGAATTGCATTCCCATCGACTGGTTGCTCTTCTCCTACA AACAGGCAAACAAGCCCTTGTGCACCCAACACAAATTCAACTAACGACAGGGAAAGAAACAATCGACCTACATCCggaattgcattattggaagaaaaatgggaaatattcaaaaaggCCCTGCCATCCCCCTATCGGGTTGGGGTCCTTGTTCGGAAGAATTACTTGGTGTCTATTCGGTTTACATt ACTATTTATAGCGACTTTCTTCCTGCCCGCCACCCAAACGTACATCTTTAACTTGTGCATCGGACAAGACATGACTGGCCTCAAAATGGCCATCGTTAATGACGAAATCGATGTGAACCAGAGTCGTCTATGCAACAATGCAACGGATTGCTCGTATTTTATGCTCAGTTGTCGCTATCTTCGAAACATCAAGGACAACATCATCCAG GTTCCCTATGACAATTTATCGGATGCTCTGGAAGCTGGAAGGAATGGCCAAGTTTGGGGCGTCATTCACTTTGGTCAAAATTTCACCGAAGAATTTGAGATGCGGGAGGATTCGACAAGTAAAGAAAACATAATTGGGAGGCAAATCAACATCACAATGGATTCTTCCA ATCAAATGATTGATGCGTTTGTTAAAAAATGGCTCGGGGAAGCTTATGGTGATTTCCTCAGGGAATTTATGGGTGTGTGCGGATACAATCCAGAAGCCAGTTCATTGCCTGTAGAG tttgtCGATCCAGTCTACGGTCAGAAAGACACAAAATTCACCGAGTTTATGGCTCCTGGTCTTATTCTATC GACTATCTTTAGCTTGGCTCTTCTTTTAGGATCCGATTCCTTCGTCCGCGAAAGAATGCTTGGTCTAGTTGAACGCAGTTTAGTCGCTG GCGTGAAGATGAATGAAGTGTTTATCAGTTATTTAGCCAAGGAATCCATCACGATGATTATCCAAACATTATTACTTTACGtggtccttctttttctttgtgacaTTCCTTGTCGGGGCAGCGTATCCTTGGCGATATTCATTACGTTTCTCGAAGGATTTTCCGGAATGTGTTTTG gtatGATGATAGCCTCGATTTGCGATACCACAAGTGGCGTTATATACGTTGCGCAATCCTATTTCCTtcctaaattatttttgagcGGCTTGTTATGGCCCATCGAAGCAATGCCGGTGTTTCTCCAATATGTCGCCTGCTCACTTCCAACGACTTATGCATCGGTATCATTGGGAAATGTTTTATCAAGAGGTTGGGGTCTAGAACGACCTGAAGTTTACTTTGGAATTTTGACCACCGTTGCGtggatttttggttttttaattgttgCCTCCGTTGTTTTACGGTTGCGCAAACATTCGAGTTAA
- the LOC124336099 gene encoding ABC transporter G family member 20-like isoform X3, with translation MPQELALYGDFTIKETLTYFGRLYKLKATFMKSQLKFLSSLLDLPTSNRYVKTLSGGQQRRVSFAVALFHDPDLLILDEPTVGVDPILRRSIWNHLVRQSIDHGKTVIVTTHYIEEARQANTIGLMRCGRLLVEDSPGNLLRNYGLSTLEDVFLQLSRKENSKNPEVESAEIEANMASMIPGSSELDPNTGAAQTLPEIDRVSVTNLDRQCDMNGIAFPSTGCSSPTNRQTSPCAPNTNSTNDRERNNRPTSGIALLEEKWEIFKKALPSPYRVGVLVRKNYLVSIRFTLLFIATFFLPATQTYIFNLCIGQDMTGLKMAIVNDEIDVNQSRLCNNATDCSYFMLSCRYLRNIKDNIIQVPYDNLSDALEAGRNGQVWGVIHFGQNFTEEFEMREDSTSKENIIGRQINITMDSSNQMIDAFVKKWLGEAYGDFLREFMGVCGYNPEASSLPVEFVDPVYGQKDTKFTEFMAPGLILSTIFSLALLLGSDSFVRERMLGLVERSLVAGVKMNEVFISYLAKESITMIIQTLLLYVVLLFLCDIPCRGSVSLAIFITFLEGFSGMCFGMMIASICDTTSGVIYVAQSYFLPKLFLSGLLWPIEAMPVFLQYVACSLPTTYASVSLGNVLSRGWGLERPEVYFGILTTVAWIFGFLIVASVVLRLRKHSS, from the exons ATGCCACAAGAATTGGCACTGTACGGTGACTTCACCATCAAGGAGACACTGACATACTTTGGTCGCCTTTACAAATTGAAAGCGACTTTTATGAAATCGCAATTGAAATTTCTGTCCAGTTTACTGGATCTGCCAACGAGTAATCGTTACGTCAAGACGCTGAGTGGCGGACAGCAACGGCGCGTCTCGTTCGCCGTCGCTTTGTTTCACGATCCTGATTTGCTCATCTTGGACGAACCGACAGTTGGCGTTGATCCTATACTAAGGCGCAG CATTTGGAACCACCTTGTCCGCCAAAGTATCGACCATGGAAAAACGGTGATCGTCACGACTCACTACATCGAAGAAGCAAGACAGGCCAACACG ATTGGATTGATGCGTTGCGGTCGTTTATTAGTCGAAGATTCGCCCGGTAATCTGTTAAGGAATTATGGACTCTCCACATTGGAGGATgttttccttcaactcagcAGGAaggaaaattctaaaaatccAGAAGTCGAATCTGCAGAGATTGAAGCAAATATGGCCAGCATGATTCCGGGTTCCAGTGAGTTAGACCCCAACACCGGCGCAGCGCAAACTCTGCCAGAAATCGATAGAGTTTCCGTAACGAATTTGGACCGTCAGTGTGACATGAATGGAATTGCATTCCCATCGACTGGTTGCTCTTCTCCTACA AACAGGCAAACAAGCCCTTGTGCACCCAACACAAATTCAACTAACGACAGGGAAAGAAACAATCGACCTACATCCggaattgcattattggaagaaaaatgggaaatattcaaaaaggCCCTGCCATCCCCCTATCGGGTTGGGGTCCTTGTTCGGAAGAATTACTTGGTGTCTATTCGGTTTACATt ACTATTTATAGCGACTTTCTTCCTGCCCGCCACCCAAACGTACATCTTTAACTTGTGCATCGGACAAGACATGACTGGCCTCAAAATGGCCATCGTTAATGACGAAATCGATGTGAACCAGAGTCGTCTATGCAACAATGCAACGGATTGCTCGTATTTTATGCTCAGTTGTCGCTATCTTCGAAACATCAAGGACAACATCATCCAG GTTCCCTATGACAATTTATCGGATGCTCTGGAAGCTGGAAGGAATGGCCAAGTTTGGGGCGTCATTCACTTTGGTCAAAATTTCACCGAAGAATTTGAGATGCGGGAGGATTCGACAAGTAAAGAAAACATAATTGGGAGGCAAATCAACATCACAATGGATTCTTCCA ATCAAATGATTGATGCGTTTGTTAAAAAATGGCTCGGGGAAGCTTATGGTGATTTCCTCAGGGAATTTATGGGTGTGTGCGGATACAATCCAGAAGCCAGTTCATTGCCTGTAGAG tttgtCGATCCAGTCTACGGTCAGAAAGACACAAAATTCACCGAGTTTATGGCTCCTGGTCTTATTCTATC GACTATCTTTAGCTTGGCTCTTCTTTTAGGATCCGATTCCTTCGTCCGCGAAAGAATGCTTGGTCTAGTTGAACGCAGTTTAGTCGCTG GCGTGAAGATGAATGAAGTGTTTATCAGTTATTTAGCCAAGGAATCCATCACGATGATTATCCAAACATTATTACTTTACGtggtccttctttttctttgtgacaTTCCTTGTCGGGGCAGCGTATCCTTGGCGATATTCATTACGTTTCTCGAAGGATTTTCCGGAATGTGTTTTG gtatGATGATAGCCTCGATTTGCGATACCACAAGTGGCGTTATATACGTTGCGCAATCCTATTTCCTtcctaaattatttttgagcGGCTTGTTATGGCCCATCGAAGCAATGCCGGTGTTTCTCCAATATGTCGCCTGCTCACTTCCAACGACTTATGCATCGGTATCATTGGGAAATGTTTTATCAAGAGGTTGGGGTCTAGAACGACCTGAAGTTTACTTTGGAATTTTGACCACCGTTGCGtggatttttggttttttaattgttgCCTCCGTTGTTTTACGGTTGCGCAAACATTCGAGTTAA
- the LOC124336105 gene encoding ABC transporter G family member 20-like isoform X1, whose product MTEDVIEVSVDVLSHSHRIANENNCPSDSRVYGVLVRNATKTFGSGSKKCAVLQGLNLSVKRGSIYGLLGPSGCGKTTLLNCLVALRSLNGGEIQVLGHEPGSPKSGVPGPQVGYMPQELALYDYFTIKETLTYFGRLYKLKAAFVKSQWKFLSNLLDLPPCDRYVKTLSGGQQRRVSFAVALFHDPDLLILDEPTVGVDPVLRRSIWNHLVRLSVDHGKTVIVTTHYIEEARQANTIGLMRCGRLLVEDSPDNLLRNYGLSTLEDVFLQLSRKENSKNPEVESAEIEANMASTIPGSSESDPNTGAAQTLPEIARVSLTNLDRQWDINGIALPPTDCSSPTNRQTSPCAPILHTTSGSALLEEKWEIFKKALPSPYRVGVLVRKNYLVSIRFTLLFIATFFVPAIQTFIFNLCIGQDMTGLKMAIVNEEIDANQGRLCNYATDCSYFMLSCRYLRNIKNNIIQVPYENLSDALEAGRNGQVWGVIHFGQNFTEEFEMREDSMSKENIIGRQINITMDSSNQQIDAFVKKWLGEAYRNFLKEFMGACGYNPEASSLAIEFVVPVDGLKDTKSTEFMAPGVILSTVFGSALILGSDSFVRERMLGLVERSLVAGVKMNEVFISYLAKESITMIIQSLLLYVFLLLCNIPCLGSVTLVIFIMFLEGFSGMCFGMMIASICDTTSGVLYVAQSYFLPRLFLSGQTWPIEAMPVFLQYVACSLPTTYATVSLRNVLLRGWGLERPEVYFGILTTVAWIFGFLIVASVVLRLRKYSS is encoded by the exons ATGACGGAAGATGTCATTGAAGTATCGGTTGATGTGCTCTCCCATTCTCACCGAATTGCTAACGAAAACAACTGCCCAAGTGATTCTCGTGTTTACGGTGTTCTCGTCCGCAACGCGACCAAGACATTTGGATCTGGAAGTAAGAAATGTGCAGTTCTTCAAGGACTGAACTTGTCTGTTAAACGAGGATCAAT atacGGATTGCTAGGACCTAGCGGATGTGGAAAAACGACATTGTTAAATTGTCTCGTCGCTTTACGCTCCTTAAACGGTGGGGAGATTCAGGTGTTGGGGCACGAACCAGGCTCTCCTAAAAGCGGAGTTCCCGGACCGCAGGTTGGCTACATGCCACAAGAATTAGCCCTGTACGACTATTTTACCATAAAGGAGACACTTACATACTTTGGTCGCCTTTATAAATTGAAGGCGGCTTTCGTAAAATCGCAATGGAAGTTTCTGTCCAATTTGTTGGATCTGCCCCCGTGTGATCGTTACGTCAAGACGCTGAGTGGCGGACAGCAGCGACGCGTCTCGTTCGCCGTCGCTTTGTTTCACGATCCTGATTTGCTCATCTTGGACGAACCGACAGTTGGCGTTGATCCTGTACTCAGACGCAG CATTTGGAATCATCTTGTGCGTCTAAGTGTCGACCATGGCAAAACGGTGATCGTCACGACTCACTACATCGAAGAAGCAAGACAGGCCAACACG ATTGGATTGATGCGTTGTGGTCGTTTATTAGTCGAGGATTCGCCCGATAATCTGTTAAGGAATTATGGACTCTCAACATTGGAGGATgttttccttcaactcagcAGGAaggaaaattctaaaaatccAGAAGTCGAATCTGCAGAAATTGAAGCAAATATGGCCAGCACGATTCCGGGTTCCAGTGAGTCAGACCCCAACACCGGCGCAGCGCAAACTCTGCCAGAAATCGCCAGAGTTTCCTTAACGAATTTGGACCGTCAGTGGGACATAAATGGAATTGCTTTGCCACCGACTGATTGCTCTTCTCCTACA AACAGGCAAACAAGCCCTTGTGCACCCATACTACATACTACATCCGGAAGTGCAttattggaagaaaaatgggaaatatttaaaaaggccCTGCCATCCCCCTATCGGGTTGGGGTCCTTGTTCGGAAGAATTACTTGGTGTCCATTCGGTTTACATt ACTATTTATAGCGACTTTCTTCGTGCCTGCCATCCAAACTTTCATCTTTAACTTGTGCATCGGACAAGACATGACTGGCCTCAAAATGGCCATTGTTAATGAGGAAATCGATGCGAACCAAGGTCGTCTATGCAACTATGCGACTGATTGCTCTTATTTTATGCTCAGTTGTCGCTATCTTCGAAACATCAAGAACAACATAATCCAG GTTCCCTATGAAAATTTATCGGATGCTCTGGAAGCTGGAAGGAATGGTCAAGTTTGGGGCGTCATTCACTTTGGTCAAAATTTCACCGAAGAATTTGAGATGCGGGAGGATTCGATGAGTAAAGAAAACATAATTGGGAGGCAAATTAACATCACAATGGATTCTTCCA ATCAACAGATTGATGCGTTCGTTAAAAAATGGCTTGGGGAAGCTTATCGTAATTTCCTCAAAGAATTTATGGGTGCGTGCGGGTACAATCCAGAAGCCAGTTCATTGGCTATTGAG ttcgtCGTTCCAGTCGATGGTCTCAAAGACACAAAATCCACTGAATTTATGGCTCCCGGTGTTATTTTATC TACTGTCTTCGGCTCGGCTCTAATTTTAGGATCCGATTCCTTTGTCCGTGAAAGAATGCTCGGTCTTGTTGAACGCAGTTTAGTCGCTG GCGTAAAGATGAATGAAGTTTTTATCAGTTATTTAGCCAAAGAATCCATTACTATGATTATCCAATCATTATTACTTTACGTATTCCTGTTGCTTTGCAACATTCCTTGTCTGGGCAGCGTAACCTTGGTGATATTCATAATGTTTCTCGAAGGATTTTCTGGAATGTGTTTTG GTATGATGATAGCCTCAATTTGCGATACCACAAGTGGCGTTCTTTACGTTGCGCAATCCTATTTTCTCCCTAGATTATTTTTGAGCGGACAGACGTGGCCCATCGAAGCAATGCCGGTGTTTCTCCAATATGTCGCCTGCTCACTTCCAACGACTTATGCAACGGTATCAttaagaaatgttttattacGAGGTTGGGGTCTAGAACGACCTGAAGtttattttggaattttaACCACTGTTGCGtggatttttggttttttaattgttgCCTCCGTTGTTTTACGGTTGCGCAAATATTCGAGTTAA
- the LOC124336105 gene encoding ABC transporter G family member 20-like isoform X2: MPQELALYDYFTIKETLTYFGRLYKLKAAFVKSQWKFLSNLLDLPPCDRYVKTLSGGQQRRVSFAVALFHDPDLLILDEPTVGVDPVLRRSIWNHLVRLSVDHGKTVIVTTHYIEEARQANTIGLMRCGRLLVEDSPDNLLRNYGLSTLEDVFLQLSRKENSKNPEVESAEIEANMASTIPGSSESDPNTGAAQTLPEIARVSLTNLDRQWDINGIALPPTDCSSPTNRQTSPCAPILHTTSGSALLEEKWEIFKKALPSPYRVGVLVRKNYLVSIRFTLLFIATFFVPAIQTFIFNLCIGQDMTGLKMAIVNEEIDANQGRLCNYATDCSYFMLSCRYLRNIKNNIIQVPYENLSDALEAGRNGQVWGVIHFGQNFTEEFEMREDSMSKENIIGRQINITMDSSNQQIDAFVKKWLGEAYRNFLKEFMGACGYNPEASSLAIEFVVPVDGLKDTKSTEFMAPGVILSTVFGSALILGSDSFVRERMLGLVERSLVAGVKMNEVFISYLAKESITMIIQSLLLYVFLLLCNIPCLGSVTLVIFIMFLEGFSGMCFGMMIASICDTTSGVLYVAQSYFLPRLFLSGQTWPIEAMPVFLQYVACSLPTTYATVSLRNVLLRGWGLERPEVYFGILTTVAWIFGFLIVASVVLRLRKYSS; encoded by the exons ATGCCACAAGAATTAGCCCTGTACGACTATTTTACCATAAAGGAGACACTTACATACTTTGGTCGCCTTTATAAATTGAAGGCGGCTTTCGTAAAATCGCAATGGAAGTTTCTGTCCAATTTGTTGGATCTGCCCCCGTGTGATCGTTACGTCAAGACGCTGAGTGGCGGACAGCAGCGACGCGTCTCGTTCGCCGTCGCTTTGTTTCACGATCCTGATTTGCTCATCTTGGACGAACCGACAGTTGGCGTTGATCCTGTACTCAGACGCAG CATTTGGAATCATCTTGTGCGTCTAAGTGTCGACCATGGCAAAACGGTGATCGTCACGACTCACTACATCGAAGAAGCAAGACAGGCCAACACG ATTGGATTGATGCGTTGTGGTCGTTTATTAGTCGAGGATTCGCCCGATAATCTGTTAAGGAATTATGGACTCTCAACATTGGAGGATgttttccttcaactcagcAGGAaggaaaattctaaaaatccAGAAGTCGAATCTGCAGAAATTGAAGCAAATATGGCCAGCACGATTCCGGGTTCCAGTGAGTCAGACCCCAACACCGGCGCAGCGCAAACTCTGCCAGAAATCGCCAGAGTTTCCTTAACGAATTTGGACCGTCAGTGGGACATAAATGGAATTGCTTTGCCACCGACTGATTGCTCTTCTCCTACA AACAGGCAAACAAGCCCTTGTGCACCCATACTACATACTACATCCGGAAGTGCAttattggaagaaaaatgggaaatatttaaaaaggccCTGCCATCCCCCTATCGGGTTGGGGTCCTTGTTCGGAAGAATTACTTGGTGTCCATTCGGTTTACATt ACTATTTATAGCGACTTTCTTCGTGCCTGCCATCCAAACTTTCATCTTTAACTTGTGCATCGGACAAGACATGACTGGCCTCAAAATGGCCATTGTTAATGAGGAAATCGATGCGAACCAAGGTCGTCTATGCAACTATGCGACTGATTGCTCTTATTTTATGCTCAGTTGTCGCTATCTTCGAAACATCAAGAACAACATAATCCAG GTTCCCTATGAAAATTTATCGGATGCTCTGGAAGCTGGAAGGAATGGTCAAGTTTGGGGCGTCATTCACTTTGGTCAAAATTTCACCGAAGAATTTGAGATGCGGGAGGATTCGATGAGTAAAGAAAACATAATTGGGAGGCAAATTAACATCACAATGGATTCTTCCA ATCAACAGATTGATGCGTTCGTTAAAAAATGGCTTGGGGAAGCTTATCGTAATTTCCTCAAAGAATTTATGGGTGCGTGCGGGTACAATCCAGAAGCCAGTTCATTGGCTATTGAG ttcgtCGTTCCAGTCGATGGTCTCAAAGACACAAAATCCACTGAATTTATGGCTCCCGGTGTTATTTTATC TACTGTCTTCGGCTCGGCTCTAATTTTAGGATCCGATTCCTTTGTCCGTGAAAGAATGCTCGGTCTTGTTGAACGCAGTTTAGTCGCTG GCGTAAAGATGAATGAAGTTTTTATCAGTTATTTAGCCAAAGAATCCATTACTATGATTATCCAATCATTATTACTTTACGTATTCCTGTTGCTTTGCAACATTCCTTGTCTGGGCAGCGTAACCTTGGTGATATTCATAATGTTTCTCGAAGGATTTTCTGGAATGTGTTTTG GTATGATGATAGCCTCAATTTGCGATACCACAAGTGGCGTTCTTTACGTTGCGCAATCCTATTTTCTCCCTAGATTATTTTTGAGCGGACAGACGTGGCCCATCGAAGCAATGCCGGTGTTTCTCCAATATGTCGCCTGCTCACTTCCAACGACTTATGCAACGGTATCAttaagaaatgttttattacGAGGTTGGGGTCTAGAACGACCTGAAGtttattttggaattttaACCACTGTTGCGtggatttttggttttttaattgttgCCTCCGTTGTTTTACGGTTGCGCAAATATTCGAGTTAA